A DNA window from Calliphora vicina chromosome 1, idCalVici1.1, whole genome shotgun sequence contains the following coding sequences:
- the PGS1 gene encoding CDP-diacylglycerol--glycerol-3-phosphate 3-phosphatidyltransferase, mitochondrial: MFLRRFFSSFAEPLNQPADLIGCLQQTPQVLTSGFGSSTGTAAGLESLAWLQNVAPCFPLKGEQIHVINEPKHFYDTLVQRSSTARERIVLASLYLGTGQLENNFVQTLRKSLQQQASLRINVLLDFTRGTRGETNSKTMLLPLLKDFGEQVQLSLYHTPNLRGMTKRLAPPRWNELLGLQHMKVYLFDDAVLISGANLSNDYFTNRQDRYILIEDKPLADFYAEFISRVQEFSLAVRQDSEVVLHRNWKILPYEGTKEEFIKRAKKRVTEFVQQVYQTQQLACSKTNDADTWIFPLIEMGQIGIHHDSVVTKRLLSNCVQDSRLKLATGYFNLTQEYMDTLTHKCLAQCSILMAHPNANGFQGAKGPAGGIPAAYTLIAKSFYESLVRRKQDHRINFFEYEKQGWTYHAKGLWYYLPQSNLPNLTLIGSSNFGERSVNRDLETQVCLVTNNQSLSQSLQHENERLFSLSSTAEKQITTRPVPRWVQAVVGLFRNFF; encoded by the exons ATGTTTCTAAGACGTTTTTTCTCATCGTTTGCGGAGCCATTAAATCAACCGGCTGATTTAATTGGCTGCCTACAACAAACGCCACAAGTGTTGACTAGTGGTTTTGGTAGTAGTACAGGTACTGCAGCGGGTCTGGAGAGTTTAGCCTGGCTGCAAAATGTAGCTCCTTGTTTCCCATTAAAAGGCGAACAAATACATGTTATAAATGAACCCAAACATTTCTATGATACACTCGTACAGAGAAGTTCAACAGCTAGAGAACGTATTGTGTTGGCGAGTCTGTATTTGGGTACGGGACAATTGGAAAATAACTTTGTGCAAACTTTAAGGAAAAGTCTACAGCAACAGGCTTCTTTGAGAATAAATGTTCTCTTGGATTTTACGAGAGGTACTCGGGGCGAGACTAATTCCAAGACTATGCTTTTGCCTTTGTTAAAGGATTTTGGTGAACAAGTGCAGCTAAGTCTATACCATACACCCAACCTTAGGGGCATGACAAAACGTTTGGCACCACCCCGATGGAATGAGTTATTGGGTCTGCAACACATGAAAGTCTACTTGTTCGACGATGCAGTTTTGATTTCAGGAGCCAACCTTTCAAATGATTATTTTACCAATAGACAAGATCGTTACATACTCATCGAAGATAAGCCACTGGCCGATTTCTATGCCGAATTCATATCACGTGTTCAAGAGTTCAGTCTGGCCGTGCGACAAGACTCTGAAGTGGTTTTACATCgcaattggaaaattttaccgTATGAAGGCACCAAAGAGGAGTTTATTAAACGTGCCAAGAAACGCGTCACCGAATTTGTTCAACAGGTCTATCAGACTCAACAATTGGCTTGCAGTAAGACTAATGATGCAGATACCTGGATATTTCCCTTAATAGAAATGGGACAAATCGGTATACACCATGACAGTGTGGTAACTAAGAGATTGCTGTCTAATTGTGTACAAGATTCAAGGCTTAAATTGGCTACCGGTTATTTCAATTTGACACAAGAATACATGGATACATTAACGCACAAATGTTTGGCACAATGCAGTATACTAATGGCACATCCTAAT gcCAATGGATTTCAAGGCGCCAAGGGACCAGCTGGTGGCATACCAGCCGCTTACACACTAATAGCAAAAAGCTTTTACGAAAGTTTAGTGCGAAGAAAGCAAGATCATCGTATAAATTTCTTCGAATATGAAAAACAAGGCTGGACTTATCATGCAAAAGGACTTTGGTACTACCTACCTCAATCAAATTTGCCCAACCTCACCTTAATCGGTTCCTCCAACTTCGGTGAACGCTCAGTGAATCGTGATTTGGAAACTCAAGTGTGTCTAGTCACCAACAATCAGAGCCTAAGTCAAAGTTTACAACATGAAAATGAACGTTTGTTCAGTCTCTCATCTACGGCTGAAAAACAAATAACTACTAGACCGGTACCGCGATGGGTTCAGGCTGTAGTGggtttatttagaaattttttctaa